The genomic interval AATCCCCCCTGAAGGCATTGCAGCGCACAGACATCACACATCAGACCGACCGGTCTGTACAACAAACAAGTCATTAAAATAAAAGTTAAACTATCAAGAACTGTTAATCATGATgtaaaaaggaaaagaaaaggaaaagctCTCGTGTACTCCCAAATCCCCAGATCACCGAACAAGACGCAAACACgagacaaaaaaagaaaaagcaagcGAGCGACCAGCACAGCACCatctcccctctcctccccacaacACCCCCAAAGCACCGACAACCCTAGCACTCAAGCACAGCTAGCCCGTCTATACTTGACCCTCAGCTCGGGCGGGCTCCTCTCAATATCCCACACCCTCTTAGCCCTCCACTCATGATCTCCATAACACTCCcagctcaacctctccagctccctcgGCGTCTTCCACATCAGCTCCTCATTCCTCAACCAAAGCCTCAACATGTGCCTCCTCTGctccccctcatcatgaAAGCTGCTCCTCGCGTGCAGCATCGCAAAATTGTTGAAAATCATCATGTCCCCCTTCTGCAACTTGATCTCCACCTTGTGCTTCTGCGCCGCAAAAAACACGGCATCCAACGCCTCGGCTTGTATCTCGGTCATGGCAGGGACGTCGGGGTGGTGCGGGCTAAAGTGGGAGCCGGTGAGGGGACGGCGGGAGAATTGAAACGCGGGGCCTTGGCCCTCGAAATTAAAGAGGAGCGGACGGGTGTGGTATTGGCCCTGCCAGAACTCGTCAAAGATCCAGTCGTCTTTGATGAGGGTGTGGATTATGTCCGGGCGGGTGGCGGCGAGCTCGTTGTAGATTTGggctgaggaggcgaggaaggactCGCCGCCGTATTTGGCAGTGTTGAGGGCGTAGAGGGAGAGAATGTCGCAGAGGTCGGTGTGGAAGGGCTGTTTGTTGATGTAGGTTAGCACCAACCTAGGGATGAATGGGGTCAGAGAAAGAAGGCATTAATACCTGAGCGCGAGCAACATAGGGGCTGTTGGGCATGGCACCGTGTTTCTTCACGTCTTCAACCACAGCCTGGATGTGAAGGATCATGCGGCCGTCAAAGTCCTGCATGCCTCGCTTCTCGGCGATGTACGAGGTCACGCCAAGGTAGACGAGAATGTTCTCCATGTTGGTCCACTTGTCCGGCTGGAGACCTCGCAAAACGACAAATCCGCGGCCGTTGTGGATCTCCTGCGCAATGGCCTCGAGTCTTTCCTCGAGACCGGGCAGGGGGAAGGTCTCCTTGGAAACATCATCAGGGCCGAGATCGCCGGGAAGAGCTGTTAAGTTCCATGTTAGTGATGTCATGCGTGATGGAAAATTTGATGTTGACATACACTTGAAGTGAACCAGTGCCTCGTCAATCTCGGCCAGGTCAGCTTGGTCAAACTGGACAATATATTCTTTGCCATCGTCAGAGAAGTCACTACCGGACCAGGCCCGTGCCATGTTAAGCTGGGTCGGCCAGCCGGCCggaatggtggtggggcgATCAGGGTAGAGAAGCTTGAGGGCCTCGACGCGGTTGAGGAAGACCTTGCGGTCAGGAAACCAAGAGATATCAGGACGTGGGATATCTCCGGGAGCAGGGGCCGGGGCAAGATCTTTGTTGGTGGAGAGCTTGGGGGCTAGGGCCAAGGGGCAGGCTTggggcatggtggtggtcatcTTATTGGTTGCTTGTCGGTGTTGGGGGCTAAGAGTTGGTTATTGGCGTTCCTAGGGTGTttgaagttgatgttggtgttgatgtgctgACTCTGGTGTTTTGATGTGTTTTCTGGCGCGGTAAAGACAAAGTTGACAATTTTGAAAGCGCTTGAGCGTTGCTATATGTTGTTTGCAGAGCTGAGTACTTCGATGGCTTGATGTTCCAAATGTTTCGCTCTTCATCGACGAGTTGCCCTCATTATATACACGTTCCATCACCCAGAGCCTTGTTGTTTGTCATGGTGTCTCGACACcgctcatcatcgccattcTGACCATCGTCGTCCACTATCCCGCCCTACCACCGCAATGCAAACCCTTTTCGATTTCCGTGATGTCGGCACCGTCCACGACCGCAGAGCCTCACGCTCCCGGAGCCCGTTGAAACTTGAACATGTTCGATCGGAAGCACTTGAGTGAACCAAGCCTCCGGTAGTCAGTATGCCGGAGCATGTCTTGGCGGCTGCGGCTCCTCCTGCGGCTCACATAGTCTGGCCAGTTTGGGAAATTCGGTGAGCCCAAGCTTCTGGACGTCAGCCAATCACCAGCCTCTCGGGCGAAGGCTTCCTGAGCTACTACAGCAAGCCTTTTGCAGTAAAATCCGACTGGACGCTGCGTAACGACAAATCCACGCTTTGCAATTGCAGCAAACTGTGGGGCCTTGGTGGTTCGCAGATGTCGCGATGCCGGGTCGTGTGGGAAGGGGAGCCAATTGCCGATGGCAATGTTACCACATTGATCACAACTCATAAGGCTGTCATATGTAAGGTCTGCTGGCACCCCGGAGGGTCATTGGTGCGTTTTCGAGAACCTGGGCCGATCTTCGGGACAGTGACGATGTTCAGCAGCAGTTTGCGGACGATGCAGTTGCTTGAGCCTCGCCCCGTCCAAGAAGAGTGACCTCAGCTGGCTCTAGTCACGGAGCCTTGATCAATGTGGGGTGACAGCCGGTGACACTGCAGCAGGCTGGTACCATCTGCTACCAAAACTGGAATGGCTCCTTAGATGCCGGGCAATCATCTCGACTTCTCTTGCACCACAAGCAGACAGTTAAACCACGCACCTCATGCGGCCAGTTCTGATTCTCCGAGACCCAGTTGAGCCGCATCATGTAGACAGATCTTGCGCCACTTGATATGTAAACCTGAAATGGTGACGGTGAGGATGGGCACGAGTGCGAGGGAACTGGCCACTATCCCGTCAGGAGGGAAATGCGAGAACCTTGAAGGTGCCAGCAATGTTCCAACAGACGTCCCAACAGGCTCGTCTCGAAAGCCAAATGGCCCAGTGTGGATCGCGGTTGTGTCACTGCTCCCCCATGgaatcttcttctccacttGGAGGTTTGATAGGCGTCGCCAAACCCACCCGGTGATCCTTCCTGCCTACCAATCTCATGGTTCCGACTAGGTAGCTACGCTGCGTAAACTATCTGATAATCTTATCGCGAAGGTCAACAAAAGTTAAATGGTCGATACCTGGTAGTATAGACCTGTAACGCAGGAACTGACACTATGAAAAACATCTTTTCATACCTTACCCGTCTTCACTTTTCAAGGTTCTAACGTGCCCAACTTTGTCAACATTCTCGCAGCCTACGTCATCGGCACTGTGGACCATGAGTTGATCTGAGCGAAGCCGGCCCTGGGCTCGCCTCGGCTCCGGTCACCTCCTTTAACCCACTGCTCGGCTCAGGGCTATTCACTGCTCAGGTCGGCTCGCAAGATCAATGAGCTTATAGAGGTATATCATTACTATCTGCCTAAGCCCCTGAGCCGAGGGGCCTACAAGCATGATCTGGCACACCCACCTATCCCGACAATACCTGGAGCCCATGATGAAAAACATGGGCGGAGAAGAACTATAAATACCGACCCCAACCAGCTTTCACTGCTTTTGTCTCTTCTCTcgatcaccaacaccaccgaaaCTAGCCtcactccaccaccaccactccacCACTCCATCACAACCGTCACCTCCATtatcaccctcaccaccaccgcattacttccaccgccgccgcagcatCCCGCATATCTCAAGCGCACAATGTCTCCCCGGGGGTGTTTACCGGTGCTATACTGCCGGTAAGTTGTTTTTTCTCCTAACTTTGGAGAGGACCATCTGACCGCAACCTCGCAGTCTGGAACAGGTCAGATACCGCTGTCATAGAGCTTCCAGGTTTCTTGCACGATAGTTTACGATGTTGCGCATGCTTTTGGTTTTACCGCGTCATTTTAAAAAACCCTTTGTAGTAGGTACCACAACCACAGGCTCTGTCCCATCTGTACCACAAACAGACCTAACCTAGCGACAGATTCATTAGCGAACTTACACAGACCTCGTTCATGTGGGCATCAGAACAATTGCAGCATGGCACAGCGTGCATGTACGGGAGTATCTTTGAGGGAACAAGGGACATTTGGAGGGTAAGGTGTTTTGGAGGCCAAGCTATGGTGTTTTGGGCGCATTGCAATGTCTTGATTATGGATACCAGATATTTGAACGTCAGAATTCAGGAAAACAGGAATTGTTTCTGTAAGCCGGCGGTAACAGACCCTCAAGTTCAGCCTTGATTTGCAGAGCCACAGTCTTGGAGTGATACCGATGATGCTGGGTTTGCCCACCCAT from Podospora pseudoanserina strain CBS 124.78 chromosome 6, whole genome shotgun sequence carries:
- a CDS encoding hypothetical protein (COG:E; EggNog:ENOG503P0PX), with amino-acid sequence MTTTMPQACPLALAPKLSTNKDLAPAPAPGDIPRPDISWFPDRKVFLNRVEALKLLYPDRPTTIPAGWPTQLNMARAWSGSDFSDDGKEYIVQFDQADLAEIDEALVHFKSLPGDLGPDDVSKETFPLPGLEERLEAIAQEIHNGRGFVVLRGLQPDKWTNMENILVYLGVTSYIAEKRGMQDFDGRMILHIQAVVEDVKKHGAMPNSPYVARAQPFHTDLCDILSLYALNTAKYGGESFLASSAQIYNELAATRPDIIHTLIKDDWIFDEFWQGQYHTRPLLFNFEGQGPAFQFSRRPLTGSHFSPHHPDVPAMTEIQAEALDAVFFAAQKHKVEIKLQKGDMMIFNNFAMLHARSSFHDEGEQRRHMLRLWLRNEELMWKTPRELERLSWECYGDHEWRAKRVWDIERSPPELRVKYRRASCA